Proteins from a genomic interval of Lactococcus protaetiae:
- a CDS encoding Wzz/FepE/Etk N-terminal domain-containing protein gives MKESNEGVVDLRGILSIFRKRLLMIIMSVVIVGCFGAVYTFFIASPVYTASTQLVAKLPTSDSSSVYAGQVTGNIQMVNTINQVIVSPAILDKVKNNLNLNTSLLEHVTATNATNSQVINITVRYNNPYTAQKIADETAKVFSSNAQNILNITNVSVLAGATVNTTPVSPRPLLYIGISVIIGLILGLGLALIREAFNNKIVTEQDVEVIGLTLLGTTAFAKAKDFNSSKIAQAENTRAQNPSRTRRGR, from the coding sequence ATGAAGGAGTCAAATGAGGGAGTTGTAGATTTAAGGGGGATTTTATCAATTTTCCGAAAACGATTGCTCATGATTATCATGAGTGTGGTAATTGTTGGATGTTTTGGAGCTGTTTATACGTTTTTTATTGCAAGTCCAGTATATACGGCCTCAACTCAGTTAGTAGCAAAGTTGCCAACTTCAGATAGTTCAAGTGTTTATGCAGGTCAAGTAACAGGAAATATTCAGATGGTTAATACAATCAATCAAGTTATTGTTAGTCCGGCAATTCTTGATAAGGTCAAAAACAACTTAAACCTCAACACTAGTCTTTTAGAGCATGTAACAGCAACAAATGCGACAAATTCCCAGGTTATTAATATAACGGTTAGATATAATAATCCCTATACGGCTCAGAAGATTGCCGATGAAACAGCAAAAGTATTCAGTAGTAACGCTCAAAATATTTTGAATATTACAAATGTTAGTGTTTTAGCAGGGGCCACAGTCAATACCACACCAGTTAGTCCTAGGCCTTTACTTTATATTGGTATTTCTGTAATAATAGGTCTCATTTTGGGACTTGGTTTAGCACTTATTCGTGAGGCTTTCAATAATAAAATAGTTACCGAACAAGATGTAGAGGTAATAGGTCTTACTCTACTTGGTACAACAGCATTTGCTAAAGCAAAAGATTTTAATAGTTCAAAGATTGCTCAAGCGGAGAATACAAGAGCCCAAAATCCATCAAGAACGAGAAGAGGACGTTAG
- a CDS encoding CpsD/CapB family tyrosine-protein kinase produces MSKKKLEVDSNRLVISSVNPQSPISEQYRTIRTNIEFMMVDNNLRTLLVTSAEASAGKSTLIANLAVVFAQQGKKVLLIDADLRKPTTHLTFRVDNKIGLTNVLTRQASLDTALQGTRIAKNLAILTSGPIPPNPSELLSSQIMKDLIATASRNFDVVLVDAPPVVSVTDAQILSRIIDGVVVAACANQTKKEELSRAKRLLEHVQANVLGCVLTQYESEDTAYYYYGV; encoded by the coding sequence ATGTCAAAGAAAAAACTCGAAGTAGATAGTAACCGTCTAGTTATATCAAGTGTCAATCCACAGTCTCCAATTTCGGAGCAATATCGTACTATTCGTACAAATATCGAATTCATGATGGTTGATAATAATCTTCGGACACTATTGGTCACCTCAGCAGAAGCAAGCGCAGGGAAGTCCACTCTTATTGCAAATTTAGCGGTAGTTTTTGCTCAACAAGGAAAAAAAGTCTTGTTGATTGATGCAGATTTACGTAAACCGACAACACATCTTACATTTAGAGTGGATAACAAAATAGGTCTGACGAACGTTCTAACCAGACAAGCGTCATTGGACACGGCACTGCAAGGAACTCGAATTGCAAAGAATCTGGCCATTCTTACCTCTGGTCCCATACCACCTAACCCTTCAGAATTATTGAGTTCTCAGATAATGAAAGATTTGATTGCTACGGCTAGTCGTAACTTTGATGTTGTTCTGGTAGATGCACCACCAGTGGTCAGTGTTACGGATGCACAAATACTCAGTCGTATTATTGATGGAGTTGTTGTTGCAGCATGTGCAAATCAAACTAAAAAAGAAGAATTATCTAGAGCTAAGAGGTTGCTTGAGCATGTTCAAGCTAATGTGCTTGGATGTGTACTTACTCAATATGAGTCAGAAGATACTGCCTATTATTACTATGGAGTATAG
- a CDS encoding tyrosine-protein phosphatase: MIDLHCHVLPNIDDGAKTVEDTLKMLQAAIAEGITVITATPHHNPEYNNERQIILEKVKEIEKIITKNNLPIQLLAGQEVRIYGDLVADYNAGKLVTSADSTRYMLVEFPSNHVPKYAEHLFYDMALQGLQPILVHPERNSGIINNPELLYNFVNQGVLSQVTASSITGHFGKKIQKLTFQMIENNLTHFVASDAHNITSRAFKMKEAFEIIKNKYGQAVADEYKINAGRVIEDKVIYPAVPSKIKNKRFLGLF, from the coding sequence ATGATTGATTTACATTGTCATGTTTTACCTAATATCGATGATGGTGCAAAAACAGTAGAAGATACCCTGAAAATGCTTCAGGCTGCGATTGCAGAAGGAATCACAGTTATCACGGCGACACCACATCACAATCCTGAATATAATAATGAGCGTCAAATCATCTTAGAGAAAGTAAAAGAGATTGAGAAAATTATTACAAAAAATAATCTTCCTATTCAACTTCTTGCTGGTCAAGAAGTTCGAATCTATGGTGATTTAGTCGCGGATTATAATGCGGGAAAACTTGTTACATCAGCGGATAGCACACGATATATGCTCGTTGAATTCCCAAGCAATCATGTTCCTAAATATGCCGAACATCTTTTTTATGATATGGCATTACAAGGTTTACAACCTATTCTAGTACATCCTGAAAGAAATTCAGGAATAATAAATAATCCAGAATTACTTTATAATTTTGTAAATCAAGGTGTACTATCGCAAGTCACAGCTTCAAGTATCACTGGTCATTTTGGTAAAAAAATCCAGAAGTTAACTTTCCAAATGATTGAGAATAATCTTACGCATTTTGTAGCATCTGATGCACATAATATAACTTCAAGAGCATTCAAGATGAAAGAAGCTTTTGAGATTATTAAAAATAAGTATGGACAAGCAGTCGCAGATGAATATAAGATAAATGCAGGTCGAGTGATTGAGGATAAAGTTATTTATCCCGCCGTTCCTTCTAAAATAAAAAATAAAAGGTTTTTAGGATTGTTTTAG
- a CDS encoding sugar transferase, with amino-acid sequence MELNIHHRPPDEYSKDLLVKDLIAFRPFTYRELFFKRIIDIVGGMVGSFLFLIVAVILFMPYLLSNEKDKGPMIYRQKRYGYHGEVFYILKFRTMIMNAEEYLNTHPEINKLYHDNGNKLERDPRVTKIGAFIRNKSIDELPQFINVLKGDMSLVGPRPILLFEAEEYGEKLPYLLACKPGITGYWTTHGRSKILFPERADLELHYLKIHGFRIDLSIILMTIYQAIHGADAY; translated from the coding sequence TTGGAGTTAAACATTCATCACAGACCTCCTGATGAATATTCAAAGGATTTGCTTGTTAAAGATTTAATAGCCTTCAGGCCTTTTACGTATCGTGAGCTGTTTTTTAAGCGAATCATAGATATTGTAGGTGGTATGGTTGGTAGTTTTCTCTTTTTAATTGTGGCAGTCATTCTATTTATGCCTTATCTTTTGTCCAACGAAAAAGATAAGGGGCCGATGATATATAGGCAAAAAAGATATGGATATCATGGTGAAGTCTTTTATATTTTAAAATTTCGAACAATGATAATGAATGCTGAGGAGTATCTTAATACTCACCCAGAAATCAATAAACTTTATCATGATAATGGAAACAAATTAGAGCGTGATCCGAGAGTCACAAAAATTGGAGCATTTATTAGAAACAAGTCCATTGATGAACTTCCGCAATTTATAAATGTTTTAAAAGGAGATATGAGTTTAGTAGGTCCAAGACCAATTCTCCTTTTTGAGGCAGAAGAGTATGGTGAAAAACTTCCCTATCTCCTTGCCTGTAAACCAGGAATTACGGGCTATTGGACAACGCATGGTCGGAGTAAAATTCTTTTTCCAGAACGAGCAGACTTAGAACTCCACTATTTGAAGATTCATGGTTTTCGAATAGATTTATCTATAATCTTAATGACAATTTATCAGGCAATTCATGGAGCAGATGCCTATTGA
- a CDS encoding glycosyltransferase, with the protein MNKKNLVIIIQSEIAGASKYVRDLVENLDEAIFQINLIYNPKFADSAFIKSIFLNKHVVYIPIEEMTREINLKKDLSAFRKINQWMRENKPDIVYCLSSKAGVLGRLAAKRNKINRVYYNPLAYSFMSKGEFSKKQKYLFITIEKFLSRYATTKTIVESEGEKEAAISVGLDREDKFLIIKNAMKDMSLPNKEKIRQKENFPINAYIIGTISRLSEQKNPILFMDIAVKLLKKYPDIHFVWIGDGPLEDEVKNYAKRLGIDSYISFLGYRDDSAILAASFDAYMSTSLYEGLPYSLMESIRVGVPLFVSNVIGNNEVVLPNKNGHLFELGSQNIEEDFSKFKAWQQKNSDENIRQTFLDNFSMDKFIEKTTQELLK; encoded by the coding sequence ATGAATAAAAAAAATTTAGTAATTATCATACAGTCAGAAATAGCTGGTGCGAGTAAATATGTACGTGATTTAGTAGAGAACTTAGACGAGGCGATTTTTCAAATCAATCTTATATATAATCCTAAATTTGCTGATTCTGCATTTATTAAAAGTATTTTTTTAAATAAACATGTTGTATATATTCCGATAGAAGAAATGACTAGAGAAATTAATTTAAAAAAAGATTTATCAGCTTTTCGTAAAATTAATCAGTGGATGAGGGAAAATAAGCCTGATATCGTTTATTGTTTGTCTTCAAAGGCAGGAGTTCTTGGGCGTTTAGCGGCTAAAAGAAATAAAATTAATAGAGTTTATTATAATCCTTTGGCTTATTCGTTTATGTCAAAGGGTGAATTTTCTAAAAAACAAAAGTATCTATTCATTACAATAGAAAAATTCCTGAGTAGGTATGCAACGACAAAAACAATTGTAGAATCAGAAGGAGAAAAAGAAGCGGCAATCAGTGTTGGGCTAGATAGGGAAGATAAGTTTTTAATTATTAAAAATGCAATGAAAGATATGTCACTTCCAAATAAAGAAAAAATCCGACAGAAAGAAAACTTCCCGATAAATGCTTATATTATTGGGACTATTAGTAGATTATCAGAACAAAAAAATCCCATTTTATTTATGGACATAGCAGTAAAGTTATTAAAAAAATATCCAGATATACATTTTGTTTGGATTGGAGATGGACCACTAGAAGATGAAGTTAAAAATTATGCTAAACGCTTAGGAATTGACTCTTATATTTCGTTTTTAGGTTATCGAGATGATTCTGCCATACTTGCGGCATCTTTTGATGCCTATATGTCAACTTCATTGTATGAAGGATTACCTTATTCATTAATGGAATCAATAAGAGTTGGTGTACCATTGTTTGTCAGTAATGTGATTGGTAACAATGAAGTAGTCTTACCTAATAAAAATGGACATCTTTTCGAGTTGGGGAGCCAAAATATTGAGGAAGACTTTTCCAAATTTAAAGCATGGCAACAAAAAAATTCTGATGAAAACATTAGACAAACATTTCTTGACAATTTTTCAATGGATAAATTTATTGAAAAAACAACGCAAGAACTATTAAAATGA
- a CDS encoding glycosyltransferase family 2 protein — protein sequence MSNPLISVIIPCYNIADYVMECVLSVINQTYKNIEIILVDDGSTDDTLKNLEVLKTLDNRIRILQKENGGLSDARNEGIKFSTGDYITLIDGDDSVSENYVKHLYQGILKGADISCVSWYLTYENEKIDFKEISSAKDDIIILSKREGLKQVFNQGNFETTACAKLYPRIYFNKIKFPKGLSFEDLATVPLLLEQANKISFCNVRDYYYYQRDNSLLHEDFNQRKMDVLIVGERLISEFLPKNFEIQSIFYGRIFAAYSTIYRQIPDKTDKYQEERERLWNGMKNVRKKLKIFEIENSKVKLGVISSYFGQPVFRYIFNIYSQRIVKRN from the coding sequence ATGAGTAATCCTCTAATAAGTGTTATTATTCCTTGTTATAATATAGCTGATTATGTGATGGAGTGTGTTCTCTCGGTTATAAACCAAACATACAAAAATATTGAGATAATATTGGTTGATGATGGAAGTACTGATGATACATTAAAAAATTTAGAAGTTCTTAAAACATTGGATAATCGTATTAGAATTCTTCAAAAAGAAAATGGCGGATTGAGTGATGCACGTAATGAAGGAATAAAATTTTCAACGGGTGATTATATCACTTTGATTGATGGGGATGATTCGGTAAGTGAAAATTATGTTAAACATTTATATCAAGGAATTTTAAAAGGTGCAGACATTTCTTGTGTCTCTTGGTACCTAACATATGAAAATGAGAAAATCGATTTCAAAGAGATTAGTTCCGCAAAGGATGATATTATCATCTTGTCAAAACGCGAGGGATTAAAACAGGTGTTTAATCAAGGAAATTTTGAAACAACTGCCTGTGCAAAGCTTTATCCACGGATATATTTTAATAAAATTAAATTTCCTAAAGGACTTTCTTTTGAAGATTTGGCAACAGTTCCTCTGTTATTGGAACAAGCTAATAAAATCTCATTTTGTAATGTCAGAGATTATTATTATTATCAGCGAGATAATAGTTTGTTACATGAAGACTTTAATCAAAGAAAGATGGATGTATTAATCGTTGGAGAGAGATTAATTTCGGAATTTCTACCTAAAAATTTTGAAATTCAGAGTATTTTTTATGGGAGGATTTTTGCTGCTTATTCAACAATCTATAGACAAATACCTGATAAAACAGATAAGTATCAAGAAGAAAGAGAAAGACTATGGAATGGAATGAAAAATGTCCGAAAAAAATTAAAAATTTTTGAAATTGAGAATAGTAAAGTAAAGCTTGGAGTCATTTCCTCTTATTTTGGTCAGCCAGTTTTTCGATATATTTTTAATATCTATAGTCAAAGAATTGTAAAAAGGAATTGA
- a CDS encoding EpsG family protein, whose protein sequence is MFIYFLIFPIIGLIYLAFHNPIIKNRKLFLICSFSFLAVIASLRANTVGSDVANYQNIFESTINGYTPDTRYPVYVTYSHIVGLVSQNPYAITIANSLVICSLIGIFIYRSGVHSLYSTFLFVGMYFYGDSLNGARQYIAVGLIANAFLFILNKKWMQYILLTVLAIGIHSTAILSLIFIPIVVVKWTRKNIFMFFVIIIVISLLYNRIISLFYIIFPQYSIYSNQQFLSTIPTQGTGMIVIYYLFLLCLFLVFLYVINSYNLQLTSVEIKIILSYSISLLLSIIFFKNVLIIRMLWYFSILGIICFPIIIDKVSALFKKNKQARVVIFSLFFVIIFFAYVIQLKKGIDEIVPYITWL, encoded by the coding sequence ATGTTTATTTATTTTCTAATTTTTCCTATTATAGGATTAATTTATTTGGCTTTTCATAATCCGATAATCAAAAATAGAAAGTTATTTTTGATATGTTCTTTTTCTTTTTTAGCGGTTATTGCAAGCCTGAGGGCAAACACAGTAGGATCAGATGTAGCTAATTATCAAAATATCTTCGAAAGCACAATCAATGGGTACACCCCCGATACTAGATACCCTGTCTATGTTACTTATTCACACATTGTAGGGCTTGTTTCACAAAATCCCTATGCTATTACTATAGCAAATTCTCTGGTAATTTGTTCTTTAATTGGTATTTTTATCTATAGAAGTGGTGTTCACAGCTTATATTCCACCTTTTTATTTGTTGGTATGTATTTTTATGGAGATAGCTTGAATGGTGCTCGGCAATATATTGCTGTGGGATTAATTGCGAATGCTTTCCTGTTTATTTTAAATAAAAAGTGGATGCAGTATATTTTGCTTACAGTCCTTGCTATAGGTATCCATTCTACAGCAATTTTAAGTTTAATTTTTATTCCTATTGTTGTAGTCAAATGGACAAGAAAAAATATTTTTATGTTCTTTGTAATTATTATTGTTATTTCTCTTTTATATAATAGAATAATAAGCTTATTTTATATAATCTTTCCTCAGTATAGCATATATTCAAATCAGCAATTTCTAAGTACAATTCCTACGCAAGGCACGGGGATGATTGTTATTTATTATCTATTTTTATTATGCTTATTTTTGGTTTTTTTATATGTAATCAATTCTTACAATCTCCAATTAACAAGTGTTGAGATAAAAATTATTTTATCATATTCAATAAGTTTGTTGTTATCAATAATCTTTTTTAAAAATGTACTTATAATTCGTATGTTATGGTATTTCTCAATACTAGGGATTATCTGTTTCCCGATAATTATAGATAAAGTGAGTGCTCTTTTTAAAAAAAACAAGCAGGCGAGAGTTGTCATATTTTCTCTATTCTTTGTTATTATTTTCTTTGCCTATGTTATTCAACTCAAAAAAGGAATTGATGAAATCGTTCCTTATATAACATGGTTATAA
- a CDS encoding polysaccharide pyruvyl transferase family protein, which translates to MLKILKKILKKFIPIRVRIYIKSLKYNARYDKYRYDGKKIFLFGTPHSGNLGDQAIVIAELEFLKKHFPKYRVFEVPVPIISRSIKYIKRIVDSEDLIMLHGGGSVGDLYLDAEIGTRAVLSNFPNKKIVFFPQSATFTSTNQSFKELKSSQDVYDRAGKNLIITARESKSKEKFEQIFSKNTVILVPDIVFSLHSELHNKRKNILFCMRKDSEKVLTYADETTLIKSLSQKYKNVHISDTTISEIVTRKTRVEIVNEKWDEFRNARIVITDRLHGMIFSVITGTPCVVFDNYNSKIRMTYKDWLKDYKNIRFIDESFDSNEIMKAVEEVIDQEILPIKFENKYLPLVNAIKEAEMQNKNDSFE; encoded by the coding sequence TTGTTAAAAATACTAAAAAAAATATTAAAAAAATTTATTCCAATAAGAGTTCGGATTTATATCAAATCGTTAAAATATAATGCTAGATACGATAAATATCGTTATGATGGAAAGAAAATTTTTCTCTTTGGTACACCTCATTCGGGTAACTTGGGAGACCAAGCGATAGTTATAGCTGAACTTGAATTTTTAAAGAAGCATTTTCCAAAGTATAGAGTGTTTGAAGTACCTGTTCCAATAATTTCAAGAAGTATAAAATATATAAAAAGGATAGTTGATTCGGAAGATTTAATAATGCTTCATGGTGGTGGTAGTGTAGGTGATTTATATTTGGATGCTGAGATTGGTACAAGGGCAGTTTTAAGTAATTTTCCAAATAAAAAGATAGTTTTTTTCCCACAATCCGCTACATTTACTAGTACTAATCAATCCTTTAAAGAGTTGAAAAGTTCACAAGATGTTTACGATAGAGCTGGAAAAAATTTGATAATAACAGCTAGAGAGAGTAAAAGTAAAGAAAAATTTGAACAAATTTTTTCTAAAAATACAGTTATTTTGGTACCTGATATAGTATTTAGTCTTCATAGTGAGCTACACAATAAAAGAAAAAATATCCTGTTTTGTATGAGAAAAGATTCAGAGAAGGTGTTAACATACGCTGACGAAACTACCTTGATTAAAAGTTTGTCTCAGAAATACAAGAATGTGCATATTTCTGATACTACAATTTCTGAAATTGTGACAAGAAAGACACGTGTGGAAATAGTAAATGAAAAATGGGATGAGTTTCGTAATGCTCGAATAGTAATTACAGATCGTTTGCATGGAATGATCTTTTCAGTTATAACAGGCACTCCATGTGTTGTGTTTGATAATTATAACTCTAAAATAAGAATGACTTATAAAGACTGGTTGAAAGACTATAAAAATATTAGATTTATTGATGAAAGCTTTGATAGTAACGAGATAATGAAGGCTGTAGAGGAAGTAATTGATCAAGAAATTCTCCCAATTAAATTTGAAAATAAATATCTTCCCCTTGTAAATGCGATAAAAGAAGCGGAGATGCAAAATAAAAATGATTCATTCGAGTAA
- a CDS encoding NAD-dependent epimerase/dehydratase family protein — MIHSSKIFITGGAGFIGSSLANVLLKYNNKVIVVDDLSMGRFENLIPSTNLITIKGSVTDKELMTKILKEYKFDYIFHLAAVASVAASIAKPLETHEVNFDSTLILLEYLVKHPKNLKRLVFSSSAAVYGNEKRLPKREESPILPLTPYAIDKFSSERWITIYNTLYGIPTSCTRFFNVYGPKQNPNSPYSGFISILVDRLKNLTELNIFGDGEQARDFVYIEDVIQALILIATSEESLGEVYNVGTGSQSTLNELIELSQVLTQKNIKVNYLENREGDIRHSVSDISKLKAIGYQPKFDINQGMKKYFDYEFK, encoded by the coding sequence ATGATTCATTCGAGTAAAATATTTATTACTGGAGGAGCAGGGTTTATTGGTTCTTCTTTGGCAAACGTTCTTTTAAAATACAATAATAAGGTAATTGTTGTTGATGATTTATCAATGGGAAGGTTTGAAAATTTAATTCCATCTACTAATCTTATAACAATTAAAGGTTCTGTGACTGATAAAGAGTTAATGACCAAAATTTTAAAAGAATATAAATTTGATTATATTTTTCATTTAGCCGCTGTTGCTTCTGTTGCTGCATCTATTGCTAAACCATTAGAAACACATGAGGTTAATTTTGACAGTACATTGATACTATTAGAATATTTAGTAAAACACCCTAAAAATTTAAAGAGGTTGGTATTTTCTTCTTCCGCAGCGGTGTATGGTAATGAAAAAAGGCTACCTAAAAGAGAAGAGTCTCCTATTCTCCCATTAACTCCATATGCAATTGATAAATTTTCATCTGAACGATGGATTACAATTTATAATACTCTATATGGAATTCCAACAAGTTGTACGAGATTTTTTAATGTATATGGTCCAAAGCAAAACCCAAATTCTCCATACTCTGGTTTTATTTCTATACTTGTGGATAGATTGAAAAATTTGACAGAATTGAATATTTTTGGAGATGGGGAACAGGCAAGAGATTTTGTCTATATTGAAGACGTTATCCAAGCATTAATATTAATTGCTACATCTGAGGAGTCTCTAGGAGAAGTGTACAATGTTGGGACTGGTAGTCAAAGTACCTTAAACGAATTAATTGAATTATCGCAAGTATTAACCCAAAAAAATATAAAAGTAAATTATTTAGAAAATCGTGAGGGAGATATTAGACATTCTGTGAGTGATATTTCTAAATTAAAAGCTATTGGTTATCAACCAAAATTTGATATAAATCAGGGAATGAAAAAGTACTTCGACTATGAATTCAAATGA
- a CDS encoding lipopolysaccharide biosynthesis protein, with the protein MKTIFSKLLGNTAIFAIGNGATLIVSFFMVPVYTHILSTSSFGISDLINTTVNMLLPVVSLNIFAAVFRWTLDEETNELEIFSNGLFITGIGAFTSIIIGLVLILFHVKYTWAIGINLGGVVLLNHFQNFARGTDRIKLYALSGVVSSVVNVLSNVVLMIVFKFGLTGYLISLILSNYIAVLFLIVFGKLYHYWSRALISKNVIREMLRFSLPMIPNAFTWWMTNDASRLIILMFVGPAGNGLFAIANKIPSMITTVFNLFQNAWQISAVETSKEKNVSRIYSITFNVVLGFLVFGSTIIVSMIKLFMHYYVAPDFFIAWEFVPILLLTVTFSNASAFLGTTYLVAMKTKGLFTTTIWGTIINLSLSFILIPLFGVHGAAISGALGFLVVSVMRLKQTARWIRIRIKWGLQLVLIVGYSAMTVIEYISANAIILKIFILIIMAGFLIVYLKSVRKFNFNK; encoded by the coding sequence ATGAAGACAATATTTTCAAAATTATTGGGTAATACTGCAATTTTTGCTATTGGTAATGGAGCAACATTAATTGTATCCTTTTTCATGGTACCTGTTTATACTCATATTTTATCAACCTCATCATTTGGTATATCTGATTTAATAAATACAACAGTTAATATGCTTTTACCAGTTGTATCCCTTAATATTTTTGCAGCAGTATTTCGTTGGACGCTGGATGAAGAAACCAATGAGTTAGAAATATTCTCTAACGGTCTATTTATAACGGGAATTGGTGCTTTTACATCAATTATCATAGGTTTAGTCTTAATATTATTTCATGTAAAATACACTTGGGCAATTGGAATTAACTTGGGTGGGGTCGTTCTTCTTAATCATTTTCAGAACTTTGCTCGTGGAACGGATAGAATAAAACTCTATGCATTGTCTGGAGTAGTTAGTTCGGTCGTTAATGTCTTATCCAATGTTGTTTTAATGATAGTTTTTAAGTTTGGTTTAACAGGTTACCTTATTTCTTTAATTCTCTCAAATTATATTGCGGTTTTATTTTTAATAGTTTTTGGTAAACTTTATCACTATTGGAGCAGAGCGTTAATCTCCAAAAATGTTATTCGCGAAATGCTTAGATTTAGTCTACCTATGATTCCCAATGCTTTTACTTGGTGGATGACAAACGATGCTAGTAGATTGATTATTTTGATGTTTGTTGGACCTGCTGGTAATGGACTTTTTGCAATTGCGAATAAAATCCCGTCTATGATTACTACTGTATTTAATCTTTTCCAAAATGCATGGCAGATTTCTGCTGTGGAAACATCTAAAGAAAAAAATGTATCAAGGATTTATTCTATTACATTTAATGTTGTTTTGGGCTTCCTTGTTTTTGGGTCAACAATTATTGTCAGTATGATAAAATTGTTTATGCACTATTATGTTGCGCCAGATTTCTTTATAGCTTGGGAATTTGTTCCTATTCTACTGTTAACAGTAACGTTTTCTAACGCATCAGCTTTTCTTGGCACAACATATCTTGTAGCTATGAAGACAAAAGGATTGTTTACTACAACTATTTGGGGGACTATTATAAATTTAAGTTTGAGTTTTATCTTGATTCCTTTATTTGGGGTACATGGTGCGGCAATATCTGGGGCTTTAGGTTTTTTAGTAGTGAGTGTGATGCGGCTTAAACAAACTGCCAGATGGATTAGAATTAGGATAAAATGGGGACTTCAACTGGTGTTAATTGTTGGATACAGCGCGATGACTGTAATTGAATATATAAGTGCTAATGCAATAATATTAAAAATTTTCATTTTGATTATAATGGCTGGATTTTTAATAGTTTATTTGAAGAGTGTTAGAAAATTTAATTTTAATAAGTAG
- a CDS encoding phosphodiester glycosidase family protein produces MGNYRKHKKSKYKHIRIIGIVILFGAIAFGIYSLSEKTFTNKKLSAPHIAQTNNSPKKTNEVNGYISSDSPKAVSGSMQIVANSGAPQWVKVPSNEQLNRFTDMSKDGLTIYRINNPEVLKTVTTLKTPRRSMTDIEKEYPNTLIMNASAFNMTTGQIVGFQINNGFLLNDWAVGNYLQYTFVINKNGSCKIYDSTTPASTIIKNGATQSYDFGTALIRDGKTVPSDGSVNWEIHAFIANDKSNNLYVILSDTNAGYDNIMKGVASLNLENMLLLDSGGSSQLSVNGKTIVASQDNRAVPDYIVMK; encoded by the coding sequence ATGGGAAATTATAGAAAGCATAAAAAGAGTAAATATAAACACATCCGGATAATAGGAATAGTAATTCTTTTCGGAGCTATTGCATTTGGCATATATTCACTGAGTGAAAAAACTTTCACTAATAAAAAACTATCGGCACCACATATTGCACAAACAAACAACTCTCCTAAAAAAACAAATGAAGTAAATGGCTATATAAGTTCAGATTCGCCAAAAGCTGTATCTGGAAGTATGCAAATAGTAGCAAACAGTGGTGCTCCTCAGTGGGTTAAAGTTCCTTCAAATGAACAGTTAAACAGATTTACAGATATGTCAAAAGATGGTCTTACAATTTATCGGATAAATAACCCTGAAGTTCTAAAGACAGTTACGACGTTGAAAACACCAAGACGTTCGATGACTGATATCGAAAAAGAATATCCTAATACATTGATAATGAATGCCTCGGCTTTCAATATGACGACAGGTCAGATAGTTGGTTTTCAAATTAATAATGGTTTTCTACTAAATGACTGGGCGGTTGGGAACTATTTGCAGTATACTTTTGTCATTAATAAAAATGGTTCATGTAAAATATATGATTCGACGACACCTGCAAGTACAATCATTAAAAATGGTGCAACGCAAAGTTATGATTTTGGTACGGCACTTATTCGTGATGGAAAGACTGTTCCTAGTGACGGTAGTGTAAATTGGGAAATTCATGCTTTTATTGCTAATGACAAATCTAATAATCTTTATGTGATTTTGAGTGATACAAATGCTGGTTATGATAATATCATGAAAGGTGTTGCTTCTCTAAATTTGGAGAATATGCTCCTTCTTGATAGTGGGGGTTCTAGTCAGCTTTCTGTAAATGGCAAAACAATTGTAGCTAGTCAAGATAATCGTGCTGTTCCAGATTATATTGTGATGAAATAA